Proteins encoded within one genomic window of Pedobacter africanus:
- a CDS encoding RagB/SusD family nutrient uptake outer membrane protein, translating to MKKIYRYGWLLAILLLCSCKKFIEVPAPVNVISSANVFTSDQTAIAVLSGLYSDVGKGIDNAGCFVGTRGLSLMLGLSADELTSYTTGANYVAYYTNILAAQGSGNEYWSPLYNFVFRCNAAIEGLNEPAADALTPAVRKQLLGEAKFMRAFFYFYLVNLYGDLPMAMTTDYKVNMLLSRVPQAKVYEQIISDLKEARDLLADNYPDESLLKTSNERVRPTQWAAQALLARAYLYTRDNANAEQEATAVINNSFLFSLPALNEVFLKNSKEAIWQVQPTTSFFNTEDARTFIIRASGPTTDSRNPVFLSSQLLASFETNDQRKDLGNWIGAVNVAGTIYHYSYKYKINLGNLNITGAAAMTEYQMMLRLGEQYLIRAEARAQLNNIAGAREDLLAIRRRAGLADGTLTANDKNTLLSAILHERQVELFTELGQRWFDLKRTGTIDAVMSVVTPIKSKGLVAWKSYQQLFPLPQSDLNKAKNLLQNQGY from the coding sequence ATGAAAAAGATATATAGATATGGATGGCTGTTAGCAATCTTATTGCTTTGCTCCTGCAAAAAGTTTATAGAAGTACCGGCTCCAGTAAATGTGATCTCTTCAGCTAATGTTTTTACCAGTGACCAGACTGCAATCGCTGTGCTTAGCGGCCTATATAGTGATGTGGGTAAAGGAATTGATAATGCCGGATGTTTTGTAGGCACCAGGGGGTTAAGTTTAATGCTGGGCTTATCGGCGGATGAATTAACTTCATACACTACAGGGGCTAACTATGTTGCTTATTATACCAACATTTTGGCTGCTCAGGGATCAGGTAATGAGTACTGGAGCCCGTTATACAATTTTGTGTTCCGATGTAATGCCGCAATTGAAGGGTTGAATGAGCCCGCTGCTGATGCATTGACTCCCGCTGTTCGCAAACAATTACTGGGAGAGGCCAAATTTATGCGTGCTTTTTTTTATTTCTACCTGGTAAACCTGTATGGGGATCTGCCAATGGCCATGACTACCGATTATAAAGTGAATATGCTACTGAGCCGTGTTCCTCAGGCTAAGGTATACGAGCAGATCATTAGTGATTTGAAAGAAGCACGGGATTTATTGGCTGATAATTATCCTGATGAAAGTTTGCTGAAAACAAGTAATGAACGCGTAAGACCTACGCAATGGGCTGCGCAGGCTTTACTGGCCAGGGCATACCTGTATACCAGGGATAACGCAAATGCAGAACAGGAAGCAACTGCTGTTATTAACAATAGTTTCTTATTTAGCTTGCCAGCCCTGAATGAAGTATTTCTAAAAAATAGCAAGGAAGCGATTTGGCAGGTGCAGCCTACTACTTCTTTCTTTAATACGGAAGATGCGCGCACTTTCATAATTCGTGCTAGTGGACCAACTACTGATTCTAGAAATCCTGTTTTTTTGAGTTCACAGTTGTTAGCCAGTTTTGAAACTAATGATCAGCGCAAAGATTTGGGTAATTGGATTGGAGCGGTTAATGTAGCCGGAACGATTTATCATTATTCTTATAAGTATAAAATTAACCTGGGCAATTTAAATATAACGGGTGCTGCCGCTATGACAGAATATCAGATGATGCTGCGCCTAGGAGAACAATATTTGATCCGTGCAGAAGCCAGGGCTCAATTGAACAACATAGCAGGAGCGCGAGAGGATTTACTGGCGATACGAAGGAGAGCCGGATTGGCAGACGGCACCTTAACAGCGAACGACAAAAATACTTTACTGTCCGCTATTCTTCACGAAAGGCAGGTGGAACTGTTTACGGAATTAGGACAACGCTGGTTTGACCTGAAGCGTACCGGTACTATTGATGCGGTGATGTCGGTTGTTACCCCAATCAAATCCAAAGGCCTTGTTGCATGGAAATCTTACCAGCAACTCTTTCCTTTGCCACAGTCCGATCTGAACAAGGCTAAGAACCTGCTCCAAAACCAGGGCTACTGA
- a CDS encoding SusC/RagA family TonB-linked outer membrane protein: MKLVVIIMTTCLLQVSASSFAQKLTFSKQGASLSEIFKAIKLQTGYNVLYSPDQIDAGRKLNVNFKNSDLTEVLKSILDTPGQEYSIVDKNILIKEKEPSFLDKIASVISNDRRNLIDITGRVVDEKGAPLPGATVKVKDGKGAAMTDAQGRFLIENVKDDAVLVISYTGYVTKELPAKQNMGSITLLLSENPLDQVQIIAYGTQTKRLSVGNVTMITAKEIEQQPVQNPLFALQGRVPGLVVTQSTGLANGAFKVRIQGQNSIGRGSDPLIVVDGVPLAFELLGSNMDSFDPLNGGSPLNPVNSPINFINPSDIESISILKDADATAIYGSRAANGALLITTKKGKPGKIKIDVGVQQGWGRVGHEVEMLNTRQYLEMRYEGIKNDGLNINDFPNYDLRVWDTTRYTNWQKELIGGTAQYSNINASVSGGTEYVQYLVGATFNKSGTVFPGDFASKTGNLHFNLNTSSANQRFKFSLTGSYAVNGNGVPGTDLTKAALFLAPNAPPLYNEDGTLNWAPNASGSSTFDNPLTETAYRAYEHAVKSLNSNAQVGYVILPGLTVKGSFGYNNIQGNSFLSTSAERYPPEDRTSDQRYSSFNNLGSFSWIAEPQLTYAKLIGKIAIDALAGGTFQKNKAEQNFTQAYGFTSDLLVKSIRSATNVRAGYDNTIYQYSAVFGRLNATYDQKYVINLNIRRDGSSRFGENNLFHNFWSAGAGWIFTEEKIIGNVLPFLSFGKLRASYGTTGSDQIGNYQYLNNYYTPQSRLPYQNSAVLASSGLNNPNLQWEETRKMQSGLDLGAFKGRVLLNLTYARNRSSNQLIQYLLPSVTGSYSLLQNFPATVQNTSWEFSLVTNTVKTKDFAWTINANLTIPRNKLIAFPGIEESSYAKGLDGVIIGQPLGARPYARFLGIDPNSGYYSIANENNQPVGLSQDADRNILISTQPRFYGGIGNTLNYKGFSLDLLFQFVRQKGPRELFFWNGSDNLPGAFVTQYSNQPVTVLNRWQKPGDNNLIQRFATGGILPVTETDAWFSYDASYIRLKNVSLSWQIPEKWLKSARIQNAGIYFRGQNLATITNYTGLDPETQNSTTLPPLQMWTVGFTVGL, translated from the coding sequence ATGAAGCTTGTTGTAATCATAATGACCACCTGCCTGCTGCAGGTTAGTGCCTCCAGCTTTGCACAAAAGCTTACCTTTAGTAAGCAGGGTGCCAGCCTGAGCGAAATATTTAAGGCGATAAAGCTGCAAACAGGCTATAATGTACTGTACTCACCAGATCAGATAGATGCAGGCCGGAAACTTAACGTAAATTTTAAAAACTCAGACCTTACAGAGGTACTCAAAAGCATACTGGATACACCGGGACAGGAATATTCCATTGTAGATAAGAACATACTGATTAAAGAAAAAGAGCCTTCCTTTCTGGACAAAATTGCATCCGTCATTTCGAACGATAGGAGAAATCTTATTGATATTACTGGTCGGGTTGTGGATGAGAAGGGTGCTCCTTTGCCGGGAGCAACGGTAAAGGTGAAAGATGGAAAGGGTGCGGCGATGACGGATGCACAGGGTAGGTTTTTGATAGAGAATGTGAAGGATGATGCTGTGCTGGTGATATCCTATACTGGTTATGTGACTAAAGAATTACCTGCAAAACAAAACATGGGTAGCATTACGCTTTTGCTTTCAGAAAATCCTTTAGACCAGGTACAGATTATTGCTTATGGTACGCAGACCAAACGCTTGAGCGTGGGTAATGTGACGATGATAACCGCAAAAGAGATTGAACAGCAACCGGTGCAAAATCCTTTATTTGCCTTGCAAGGCAGAGTACCGGGATTAGTTGTAACCCAAAGTACTGGATTGGCCAATGGGGCTTTTAAAGTAAGGATACAAGGGCAAAATAGTATTGGCAGAGGGAGTGATCCTTTGATTGTGGTGGACGGAGTTCCTTTAGCTTTTGAACTGCTTGGATCGAATATGGATTCTTTTGATCCATTGAATGGAGGATCTCCGCTGAATCCGGTTAATAGCCCGATTAATTTTATTAATCCATCTGATATCGAATCTATCTCAATTTTAAAAGATGCGGATGCAACGGCCATATATGGTAGCCGTGCAGCCAATGGTGCTCTACTGATTACTACAAAAAAGGGGAAACCTGGTAAAATTAAAATAGATGTAGGTGTCCAGCAAGGCTGGGGCAGGGTGGGCCATGAGGTAGAAATGCTGAATACCCGGCAATACCTGGAAATGCGTTATGAAGGAATAAAAAATGATGGACTGAATATTAACGATTTCCCGAATTATGACCTCCGGGTTTGGGACACTACCAGGTACACCAACTGGCAGAAAGAATTGATTGGGGGTACTGCTCAGTACAGCAACATCAATGCTTCCGTATCCGGAGGGACAGAGTATGTTCAATACCTGGTTGGTGCAACATTCAATAAGAGTGGAACCGTTTTTCCGGGCGATTTTGCCAGTAAAACGGGGAACCTACATTTTAACCTGAATACAAGTTCAGCAAATCAGCGGTTTAAATTTAGCTTAACAGGTAGTTATGCGGTAAATGGGAATGGGGTTCCGGGCACGGATCTGACAAAAGCTGCGCTTTTTCTTGCACCCAATGCACCTCCACTGTATAATGAGGATGGTACTTTGAACTGGGCTCCCAATGCTTCAGGATCTTCAACCTTTGATAATCCTCTAACCGAAACCGCATACAGAGCATATGAACATGCAGTAAAATCTTTAAACAGTAACGCTCAGGTTGGTTATGTGATTTTGCCTGGATTGACCGTAAAAGGTAGTTTTGGCTACAACAATATTCAGGGGAATTCTTTTTTAAGCACTTCGGCCGAACGTTATCCTCCTGAAGACAGGACAAGCGATCAGCGCTACTCATCTTTTAATAATCTGGGTTCCTTTTCCTGGATAGCGGAGCCGCAATTAACTTATGCTAAGCTAATTGGAAAAATAGCAATAGATGCGCTGGCAGGCGGTACTTTTCAGAAAAATAAGGCGGAACAAAATTTTACTCAAGCATATGGTTTTACCAGCGACCTTCTAGTTAAAAGCATTCGATCGGCGACAAACGTTCGTGCCGGATACGATAATACGATTTACCAATATAGTGCTGTATTTGGAAGACTGAATGCAACTTACGATCAGAAATACGTAATTAATTTAAACATAAGGCGCGATGGCAGCAGCAGATTTGGGGAGAATAACCTATTTCACAATTTTTGGAGTGCGGGCGCTGGTTGGATCTTCACAGAAGAAAAAATCATTGGGAATGTTTTACCTTTTCTGAGTTTTGGTAAGCTGAGAGCCAGTTATGGTACTACAGGAAGTGATCAGATCGGGAATTACCAATACCTTAATAACTACTATACACCGCAGTCTAGGCTTCCTTACCAAAATAGCGCAGTTCTTGCCAGTTCCGGATTAAATAATCCTAATCTGCAATGGGAAGAAACGCGAAAGATGCAGAGTGGACTTGATCTAGGGGCTTTTAAAGGCCGGGTTTTACTTAATTTAACTTATGCCCGCAACCGCAGTTCAAACCAATTGATCCAATACCTATTGCCAAGTGTAACTGGCTCCTACTCACTTTTACAAAATTTTCCGGCTACAGTACAAAATACCAGCTGGGAATTTTCTCTTGTGACAAATACTGTCAAGACGAAGGATTTTGCCTGGACAATAAACGCGAATTTAACGATTCCACGTAATAAGCTGATTGCTTTTCCCGGTATTGAAGAAAGCAGTTATGCAAAAGGCCTGGATGGGGTGATTATCGGTCAACCGCTGGGTGCCCGTCCTTATGCCCGTTTTCTAGGAATTGATCCCAATTCGGGCTATTATTCCATTGCAAATGAAAATAATCAACCAGTAGGCCTTTCGCAAGACGCAGATAGAAATATTCTTATTTCAACACAACCCAGGTTCTACGGTGGTATTGGCAATACACTTAATTACAAAGGGTTTTCTCTCGATTTACTTTTTCAGTTTGTAAGGCAAAAAGGGCCGCGGGAGCTGTTTTTTTGGAATGGATCAGACAATCTACCCGGTGCATTTGTTACCCAATACAGTAATCAGCCGGTTACTGTGCTGAACCGCTGGCAGAAGCCTGGTGATAATAATCTGATCCAAAGATTTGCTACTGGTGGGATATTACCCGTTACTGAAACTGATGCTTGGTTTTCCTATGATGCCTCCTACATACGCTTAAAAAACGTGTCACTGTCCTGGCAAATTCCAGAAAAATGGCTGAAATCGGCCCGGATACAAAATGCCGGTATTTATTTCAGGGGGCAAAACCTGGCTACCATTACAAATTATACCGGCCTGGACCCGGAAACGCAGAATTCTACAACCTTACCGCCTCTTCAAATGTGGACCGTTGGTTTTACGGTAGGATTATAA
- a CDS encoding FecR family protein: protein MNRIELEELLNRYRKGECSAAELELLEAQIFYAGNKPLLSEQELAQVKAELEANLAPLSEAGAPVKKARLWPHYIGAAAAVAAIAFGIWFYTSRNPDTSLSSRANAKDLNDIAPGGNHATLTSNGKTISLSDAKTGITITDKELAYNDGTKINALNTAGEQTLVTPRGGTYQVTLPDGTHVWLNAASSLTYSAALKERGAVRRVKLSGEAYFEVAKDKTRPFVVETAGQSLEVLGTHFNVNAYTDESGIRTTLLEGSVRVTPVLSSRADAKDLNAITLKPGQQSLVTGSAGIKVKEVDVELAVAWKNGLFTYSNTTMDEVMRQVARWYNVTVAYQEPELKNKKLSGSVTRYDNLSALLKALEYTAGVKFKIEGQQVVVSK, encoded by the coding sequence ATGAACCGCATTGAACTAGAAGAACTTTTAAACCGCTATCGTAAAGGTGAGTGTTCGGCAGCCGAACTGGAGTTGCTTGAGGCCCAGATTTTTTATGCCGGAAACAAGCCGTTACTTTCTGAGCAGGAATTGGCACAGGTTAAGGCAGAGTTGGAGGCCAATTTAGCGCCACTTTCAGAGGCTGGTGCTCCTGTAAAAAAAGCGAGGCTATGGCCACACTATATTGGCGCAGCCGCGGCAGTAGCTGCAATTGCTTTCGGCATCTGGTTTTATACATCACGTAATCCTGACACCTCCCTGTCATCCAGAGCGAATGCGAAGGACCTAAATGACATTGCCCCTGGTGGTAACCATGCCACTTTAACCAGCAATGGCAAAACCATAAGCTTAAGCGATGCCAAAACCGGAATAACCATAACTGATAAAGAACTGGCCTATAACGATGGGACTAAAATTAATGCGCTAAACACTGCCGGTGAGCAAACCCTTGTTACCCCGCGTGGCGGAACGTACCAGGTTACACTTCCTGATGGTACCCATGTATGGCTAAACGCTGCTTCAAGTTTAACCTATAGCGCTGCCTTAAAAGAGCGTGGGGCTGTGCGAAGGGTTAAACTAAGTGGCGAAGCATATTTTGAAGTGGCGAAGGATAAAACACGGCCTTTTGTTGTAGAAACTGCAGGGCAAAGTTTGGAAGTATTGGGTACACATTTTAATGTGAATGCTTATACAGACGAGAGTGGAATAAGGACTACGTTGTTAGAGGGTAGTGTGCGGGTTACTCCTGTATTGTCATCCAGAGCGGATGCGAAGGATCTTAACGCAATAACCCTCAAACCTGGCCAGCAATCCCTTGTCACGGGTAGCGCGGGGATAAAAGTGAAGGAAGTTGATGTGGAACTTGCTGTGGCCTGGAAAAACGGTCTCTTTACTTATAGCAATACCACAATGGATGAGGTGATGCGGCAGGTTGCCCGATGGTATAATGTAACTGTTGCTTATCAGGAACCAGAATTGAAAAACAAAAAACTAAGCGGTTCGGTAACACGGTATGATAACCTATCGGCTTTATTAAAAGCCCTTGAATATACAGCGGGGGTTAAATTTAAAATAGAAGGACAGCAAGTAGTAGTTAGCAAATAG
- a CDS encoding RNA polymerase sigma factor produces the protein MGTNAMADYSGYRDEELVAFVKESDKLAFGELFNRYAELLVSFAYRNLYDRDDARDVVQDFFTDLWTKRSDLDIEKNFRGFIFIAVKNKVFDRYKHQKVVQRYLDHYNEPTQTPADSTDHLVRKHDLEALIAQEIAALPEKMRLVFELARKNNMSRKEIAEHLGLPEATVRTNMNRALKILKGKLGAVFLMLFL, from the coding sequence ATGGGAACAAATGCCATGGCTGATTACAGCGGATATAGGGACGAAGAACTGGTTGCTTTTGTAAAAGAAAGTGACAAGCTTGCTTTTGGTGAACTGTTTAACCGTTATGCCGAACTGCTGGTTTCATTTGCTTACAGGAACTTGTACGACAGGGATGATGCCCGCGATGTTGTGCAGGATTTTTTTACAGACTTATGGACAAAACGTTCAGATCTGGACATCGAAAAGAATTTCAGGGGATTTATTTTTATTGCGGTAAAAAATAAAGTATTTGATCGGTACAAGCACCAAAAAGTAGTACAGCGCTACCTTGACCACTACAACGAGCCTACACAGACCCCGGCCGATAGCACCGACCATTTGGTGCGAAAGCATGACCTGGAGGCGCTAATAGCACAGGAGATTGCGGCCCTGCCCGAAAAAATGCGCCTGGTATTTGAGCTGGCGCGCAAAAACAACATGAGCCGGAAAGAAATTGCCGAACATCTGGGGCTGCCCGAAGCTACTGTTAGAACCAATATGAACAGGGCCTTAAAAATATTGAAAGGCAAATTGGGAGCTGTATTTCTTATGCTGTTTTTGTAG
- a CDS encoding HU family DNA-binding protein, whose translation MTKAEIVEQIAGKTGIERADVLEIVERFFKVVKESVTAGETIYIRGFGSFEPKKRAAKTARNISTNTLVNVPAHVAPKFKPAPEFVKRVKENVRVE comes from the coding sequence ATGACCAAAGCAGAAATTGTTGAGCAGATTGCCGGCAAAACCGGAATAGAAAGAGCCGATGTTCTAGAAATCGTAGAGCGCTTTTTTAAAGTTGTTAAAGAATCTGTAACCGCCGGGGAGACCATTTATATAAGAGGTTTTGGCAGTTTTGAGCCCAAAAAGCGGGCAGCAAAAACAGCCCGTAACATTTCTACAAATACGCTGGTAAATGTGCCAGCTCATGTTGCGCCTAAATTTAAACCGGCTCCTGAATTTGTGAAAAGGGTTAAGGAGAACGTTAGGGTAGAATAA
- a CDS encoding JAB domain-containing protein, with product MAHTEKLGNDLEGFGDIGVILRTALEHQCLNIVLVNFVDDYYQANRKDVTYNINLIAAAAGISMVLVDHIVMEPDGYYSYRDNGLLNYFGKLTKIKNRRN from the coding sequence TTGGCACATACTGAAAAGCTGGGCAATGATTTGGAAGGCTTTGGTGATATAGGTGTTATTTTGCGCACTGCGCTAGAGCATCAGTGTTTGAATATAGTGCTGGTAAATTTCGTTGATGATTATTATCAGGCCAACCGCAAGGATGTAACTTATAATATCAATTTGATTGCTGCTGCCGCTGGCATCAGCATGGTTCTGGTAGATCATATAGTTATGGAACCGGATGGATATTACAGTTATAGGGATAACGGGTTGTTGAATTATTTTGGGAAACTGACGAAAATAAAAAACCGCAGGAATTGA
- a CDS encoding PIN domain-containing protein codes for MILLIDNCSLLQLVNSQGYGKFLLDLTDHINNGNITLITHELLIEEWDKHKLKDKTRKEKILRKKLGTTDDAAQGTTQALERIDVIHLDKQIAQIDELLKKAEVLRTPQVITNEFSDRYRRRLAPFHKKLDGQNDWEIIGTACIYCEQYNRAQLYFISSNYSDFADPGQPLNKIHDDLQGRFQKVKINYFQLFADFFQELNFSIDRHNLIPGNITKNEKFSFKSSMKKNVLDSLYYLFHDLYAEISFIPVHLLKNYYPFRESENIHPYYSLFALYEINSKLITLFEQIKIDTTHNDYKIVNHAYFNGVENHKEKLDFVLQKLTNNLIFNLEGNLRDNFSRVKVYYAKQEFCTCAKCSYSRFDFMSVLKRLEVAPKNLDEKFKHAYIQYQLKNYKATYNLLLEIRDEAYVSKKYIQYFISQHNLSHLGVFLSSPFYGRMMSDQDKKSLKLIDPIEECVKLKSLTDYDLLHYIAKGDFFSWAFQDISNATEQIVQHYRSQLLGGWSSNNFVWKLIESFTNLEFFIGNNFIMYEHYSNFDELFNFVTKGILASHAMNLEQEGAYREFDNTWIKKFIFYGSTKTILKYFGKFELRQLKYDKKSPGINFIDLAKNLLNNKRGFQKEFEKVADEDNDFLGTTLDKYVENLITMAGLIELENKDVNQFANILLRFIKANHIDHITQNAITQFVARKSSAFTQRLLTKYITLYNGSKLKGNTVLAFLLSNLTEKPAEIIIPDMVAGCLDRNKKGNEPIDYELLFQLHKMADADERISISNMINQHLESHFNMRLYHVSVISEFIPFDEKMLFKRLSKIDTTRKNPTNRLFFKEKDYRNVDLDALINICFKFNINTRTKRFQKFSEKHDYYKWLLNMDQFDYNHFDIDWPSSYRTFYYFREMAKSKNLISHFIDYMETNSNPLLQDTFVKINMHKNRPK; via the coding sequence ATGATTTTATTAATCGATAACTGCTCTTTACTTCAGCTGGTCAATTCTCAGGGATATGGAAAATTTTTACTAGACCTGACTGACCATATTAACAATGGCAATATAACATTGATTACACATGAATTGCTGATTGAGGAATGGGATAAACATAAACTGAAGGACAAAACACGAAAAGAAAAAATTCTAAGGAAAAAATTAGGAACAACTGATGATGCTGCACAAGGTACTACCCAAGCTTTGGAAAGAATTGACGTCATACATCTAGACAAACAAATTGCTCAAATTGATGAATTATTAAAAAAAGCAGAGGTCTTACGCACACCACAAGTAATTACAAATGAATTTTCCGATCGATATCGGCGTAGGCTAGCACCGTTCCATAAAAAGCTTGATGGTCAAAACGATTGGGAAATTATTGGAACAGCATGTATCTATTGTGAACAATATAACAGAGCTCAATTATATTTTATTTCATCAAACTATAGCGACTTTGCTGATCCCGGCCAACCACTCAATAAAATTCATGATGATCTTCAAGGCCGTTTCCAAAAAGTAAAAATCAATTATTTTCAACTCTTTGCTGATTTTTTTCAAGAGCTTAATTTTTCCATTGATCGGCATAATCTAATCCCTGGAAATATCACCAAAAACGAAAAATTTTCCTTCAAATCTTCAATGAAGAAAAATGTTCTGGATAGTTTATATTATTTGTTTCACGATCTATATGCAGAAATTTCATTTATACCAGTACATCTGCTTAAAAACTATTATCCTTTCCGAGAATCTGAGAATATCCATCCATATTATAGTTTATTTGCCCTATATGAGATTAACAGCAAACTCATAACCCTTTTCGAGCAGATTAAGATCGACACTACCCACAACGATTATAAGATTGTTAACCATGCATATTTTAATGGGGTTGAAAATCATAAAGAAAAGCTAGATTTTGTACTACAAAAACTAACCAACAACCTCATATTTAATCTGGAAGGAAACCTCCGTGATAATTTTAGCAGGGTAAAGGTTTATTATGCTAAACAGGAATTCTGTACCTGCGCGAAATGTTCCTACTCCAGGTTCGATTTTATGTCAGTACTAAAAAGGCTGGAAGTAGCGCCAAAAAATCTTGACGAAAAATTTAAACATGCCTACATCCAGTATCAATTAAAAAACTATAAGGCAACTTATAATCTTTTATTAGAAATTCGAGATGAGGCCTACGTCAGTAAAAAGTATATTCAGTATTTCATATCTCAGCATAACCTTAGCCATCTGGGGGTTTTCTTATCGAGCCCATTCTACGGAAGGATGATGTCAGACCAAGATAAGAAGTCATTAAAACTTATAGACCCAATTGAAGAGTGTGTAAAATTGAAATCACTTACAGATTATGATTTACTTCATTACATTGCGAAAGGTGATTTTTTTAGCTGGGCTTTTCAGGACATTTCTAATGCAACAGAACAAATTGTGCAACATTATAGAAGCCAACTGTTGGGAGGCTGGAGTTCGAACAATTTTGTATGGAAATTAATAGAGTCTTTTACCAATCTCGAATTCTTTATCGGCAACAATTTTATAATGTACGAACATTATTCAAATTTTGATGAGTTATTTAATTTCGTAACTAAAGGAATTTTGGCATCTCATGCAATGAATTTGGAACAGGAGGGAGCGTACCGTGAATTCGACAATACATGGATAAAGAAGTTTATATTTTATGGAAGTACAAAAACTATTCTTAAATACTTCGGAAAATTTGAGCTTAGACAATTAAAATATGACAAAAAGAGCCCAGGAATTAACTTTATTGACCTGGCGAAGAACTTATTAAACAACAAGAGGGGCTTTCAGAAGGAATTTGAAAAGGTTGCAGACGAAGACAATGATTTTTTAGGAACAACGCTTGATAAGTATGTCGAAAATTTGATCACGATGGCAGGCTTAATTGAATTGGAGAATAAAGATGTCAATCAATTTGCCAATATTTTACTGCGATTCATAAAAGCTAATCATATTGATCATATTACACAAAATGCAATTACACAATTTGTGGCTAGAAAAAGCAGTGCTTTTACGCAGCGACTGTTAACTAAATATATTACCCTCTATAATGGATCAAAACTCAAGGGCAATACAGTTCTTGCCTTTTTACTTTCTAATTTGACCGAAAAACCTGCAGAAATAATAATTCCTGATATGGTTGCAGGATGTTTGGACAGAAATAAAAAGGGCAACGAACCAATTGATTATGAACTATTATTTCAATTACATAAGATGGCCGATGCCGACGAAAGGATTAGCATTTCCAATATGATTAACCAGCATTTAGAAAGTCATTTCAATATGCGGTTATATCACGTCAGTGTGATAAGTGAATTCATTCCTTTCGACGAAAAAATGTTATTTAAACGCTTGTCAAAAATTGACACTACTCGAAAAAATCCCACTAACAGGCTCTTTTTTAAAGAAAAAGATTACAGAAATGTTGATTTAGACGCGTTAATTAATATTTGCTTTAAGTTTAACATCAACACCCGCACAAAGCGATTTCAAAAATTCTCGGAGAAACATGATTACTACAAATGGCTCTTAAATATGGACCAATTCGATTATAATCACTTCGATATTGATTGGCCGAGCAGTTACCGCACGTTTTATTATTTCAGGGAAATGGCTAAATCCAAAAATTTAATTTCACACTTTATTGACTATATGGAAACCAATAGCAACCCGCTCCTTCAAGATACTTTTGTTAAAATTAATATGCATAAAAACAGGCCAAAATAG